From the genome of Polyangiaceae bacterium, one region includes:
- the rimM gene encoding 16S rRNA processing protein RimM, producing MTSRRPTPTNSTSRRFVPVAEIARAHGIRGEVRLKLYHEQSDIFSQKPTIRLRTPEGEERLVEIEFARPTNNGLLVKFTETNDRNDAEALRGAELSVPRDEFPELEEGEFYACDVEGAQAVLPSGEVVGRVTGLVSYPTCDVLTVDRGQLGKLEIPLLDPFVQSVDTDAGVVHLVTIEGLE from the coding sequence TTGACCTCGCGTCGCCCTACCCCGACAAACTCGACCTCGCGGCGGTTCGTCCCCGTCGCGGAGATCGCACGCGCCCACGGCATTCGCGGCGAAGTGCGTCTCAAGCTCTACCACGAGCAGTCCGACATCTTCTCGCAAAAGCCTACCATTCGGCTGCGCACGCCCGAAGGCGAGGAGCGGCTCGTGGAGATCGAGTTCGCTCGTCCCACGAACAACGGGCTGCTCGTGAAGTTCACCGAGACAAACGATCGCAACGACGCCGAAGCTTTGCGCGGCGCTGAATTGTCCGTACCTCGTGACGAATTTCCCGAGCTCGAAGAAGGCGAATTTTACGCATGCGACGTCGAAGGCGCGCAAGCCGTTCTCCCTTCGGGCGAAGTCGTCGGGCGCGTCACGGGCCTCGTGTCGTATCCGACATGCGACGTGCTCACCGTCGACCGCGGTCAGCTTGGCAAACTCGAAATTCCGCTGCTCGATCCGTTTGTCCAGTCCGTCGATACCGACGCGGGGGTCGTTCACCTCGTGACGATCGAGGGGCTCGAATGA
- a CDS encoding KH domain-containing protein has product MLVNLVRLIAQALVDHPDQVKVREVTGDRFPRIELSVARDDIGKVIGKDGRTAQSIRALVNAAAHKAGTRAFLDICD; this is encoded by the coding sequence ATGCTCGTCAATCTCGTCAGACTCATCGCGCAAGCGCTCGTCGATCACCCCGACCAAGTGAAGGTCCGGGAAGTCACCGGAGACCGCTTTCCTCGCATCGAGCTCTCCGTTGCGCGCGACGACATAGGCAAAGTGATCGGCAAAGACGGCCGCACTGCGCAGTCCATCCGCGCGCTCGTCAATGCCGCTGCCCACAAGGCCGGCACCCGCGCCTTCCTCGATATCTGCGATTGA
- a CDS encoding RNA methyltransferase, producing MTRVALALVHHPVLDRAGEVVTTAITNLDLHDMARSARTYGVHELFVVHPVEAQRLLAERIRDHWVEGSGKRRIPDRANALEVLRIVPSLEDVYRALGGDAGRAGIELWTTAASARRGPVTAYSDARARMEQLDKPVLITFGTGWGLAGELVSSADVRLAPIHARIDSGYNHLSVRAACAIVLDRLFG from the coding sequence GTGACTCGTGTCGCCCTCGCGCTCGTTCATCATCCTGTGCTCGATCGAGCAGGCGAAGTCGTTACGACCGCGATTACGAACCTCGACCTGCACGACATGGCGCGGAGCGCTCGTACGTATGGCGTTCACGAGCTTTTCGTCGTGCACCCGGTCGAAGCGCAGAGGCTGCTTGCCGAGCGCATTCGCGATCACTGGGTCGAAGGATCGGGCAAGCGGCGCATTCCGGATCGAGCCAATGCACTCGAAGTGTTGCGCATCGTGCCGAGCCTGGAAGATGTCTATCGGGCGCTGGGTGGTGATGCGGGACGGGCTGGCATCGAGCTTTGGACGACGGCCGCGTCTGCGCGTCGCGGTCCCGTCACGGCGTATTCCGACGCTCGAGCTCGTATGGAGCAGTTGGACAAACCCGTGCTCATCACGTTTGGAACGGGGTGGGGGCTCGCTGGAGAGCTCGTTTCTTCGGCGGATGTACGGCTTGCACCGATACACGCGCGTATTGATTCGGGCTACAACCATCTCAGTGTGCGCGCTGCCTGCGCGATCGTGCTCGACCGACTCTTCGGCTGA
- the trmD gene encoding tRNA (guanosine(37)-N1)-methyltransferase TrmD: protein MRCDIITLFPELFTPFLSTGMVGRAMRDGALDVACWNLREHGLGKHRSVDDTPYGGGSGMVIRVDVVVACMESVVAQRTAQDPNAVPHRVLLSPTGQVLDQRRVEELVQRPWLVLVCGRYEGFDERVHAFIDQEISLGDFVLAGGEVAAMAIVDACSRLLPGVLGSADSAMHESHSTALDGLLEYPHYTRPETFRGMNVPDVLKGGNHAAIEAFRREAAEARTRERRPDLYARALEMRADRKKS from the coding sequence ATGCGTTGCGACATCATCACCCTATTTCCTGAGCTCTTTACGCCGTTTCTCTCGACCGGAATGGTGGGTCGCGCCATGCGCGACGGCGCGCTCGACGTAGCGTGCTGGAACCTGCGTGAGCATGGCCTGGGCAAACATCGCAGCGTCGACGACACACCGTACGGCGGAGGTTCGGGGATGGTGATCCGCGTCGACGTCGTCGTGGCGTGCATGGAATCCGTTGTCGCTCAAAGAACGGCGCAGGATCCGAATGCGGTGCCGCATCGCGTGCTGCTTTCTCCGACCGGCCAGGTGCTCGACCAACGCCGCGTCGAAGAGCTCGTGCAGCGGCCGTGGCTGGTGCTCGTCTGTGGCCGGTACGAAGGCTTCGACGAACGTGTACATGCGTTCATCGATCAAGAGATCTCGCTGGGGGATTTTGTTTTGGCAGGCGGCGAAGTTGCCGCGATGGCCATCGTGGATGCGTGTTCTCGTCTTTTGCCAGGCGTGCTTGGAAGTGCGGATTCGGCGATGCACGAATCGCACAGCACGGCGCTCGATGGGCTGCTCGAATATCCGCACTACACGCGACCGGAGACGTTTCGCGGCATGAACGTGCCCGACGTGCTGAAGGGCGGAAATCATGCAGCGATCGAGGCGTTTCGGCGCGAGGCGGCCGAAGCTCGCACGCGTGAGCGCCGGCCGGACTTGTATGCTCGTGCGCTGGAAATGCGCGCAGATCGGAAGAAATCGTGA
- the rpmB gene encoding 50S ribosomal protein L28, whose translation MARSEITGKRKLLAQNVSHSNIKTKRWQNVNIQTRRLWVPELKRYVTLQLTTRDIRNIDKLGVIAYAKRYGIAL comes from the coding sequence ATGGCAAGAAGCGAGATCACTGGAAAGCGCAAGCTTTTGGCGCAAAACGTCTCCCACTCGAACATCAAGACGAAGCGCTGGCAGAACGTGAACATCCAGACGCGCCGTCTGTGGGTTCCCGAGCTGAAGCGGTACGTAACGCTGCAGCTCACGACGCGGGACATCCGCAACATCGACAAGCTCGGCGTGATTGCATACGCCAAGCGCTACGGCATCGCGCTGTAA
- a CDS encoding response regulator transcription factor — protein sequence MRVLVCEDQDAIRQMITTLVGSSGHEVVGVSTGAMAVELATAERFDILLLDLMLPGQLDGFQVCERLRAQDATKTLPIFVISAMDDSVSRARAKAAGATDFFGKPFRPLELLKVIQGIAASRR from the coding sequence ATGCGAGTGCTCGTCTGCGAAGATCAGGACGCCATTCGCCAGATGATCACGACACTCGTCGGTTCGTCCGGCCACGAAGTCGTCGGCGTCTCTACTGGCGCGATGGCAGTGGAGCTGGCCACCGCGGAGCGGTTCGACATTCTCTTGCTCGACCTCATGCTCCCCGGTCAGCTCGATGGATTCCAAGTGTGTGAACGTCTTCGAGCGCAGGACGCCACGAAGACGCTGCCTATTTTCGTCATCAGCGCGATGGACGATTCGGTGTCTCGTGCTCGGGCGAAAGCCGCCGGTGCGACGGACTTTTTCGGCAAACCGTTTCGGCCTCTCGAACTGCTCAAGGTCATTCAGGGCATCGCGGCTTCTCGACGCTAA
- a CDS encoding DUF72 domain-containing protein produces the protein MTRLHVGLHALSGDIKKYQSDLDLVELRPVDTSLPATGGLRRWRKATAPTFVFSVVLPRVVGELGSGKLVDDALAKSLEVATVIEARCIVLVTPAEIRPTAANRKKIAALFARIPPEGTLRFWEPHGMWEREDVIDTARSAGALPVFDASRDEPASGQVVYTRLRALGAQTTPSAAALERVARRIHGRREVFVVLEGTRGAALRVKSGLVAALARQNPARESGIINPAATAIPRPLVAEDEEQ, from the coding sequence ATGACTCGACTGCACGTAGGTCTTCACGCTCTGTCCGGCGACATCAAGAAGTACCAGTCCGATCTGGATCTGGTCGAACTGCGGCCGGTCGATACGTCGCTTCCCGCGACGGGTGGGCTCCGTCGTTGGCGCAAGGCGACGGCACCAACGTTCGTGTTCAGCGTGGTGTTGCCACGCGTGGTTGGGGAGCTCGGGTCGGGAAAGCTCGTCGATGACGCGCTTGCGAAGTCGCTCGAGGTTGCGACGGTGATCGAAGCGCGGTGCATCGTGCTCGTGACGCCCGCGGAGATTCGCCCCACGGCTGCCAATCGCAAGAAGATTGCCGCGCTCTTTGCGCGCATTCCGCCCGAAGGCACGTTGCGGTTCTGGGAGCCACACGGCATGTGGGAGCGCGAAGACGTCATCGACACGGCGCGCTCGGCGGGTGCGCTTCCGGTCTTCGATGCTTCTCGTGACGAGCCGGCCAGCGGCCAGGTGGTGTACACGCGTCTGCGTGCGCTCGGCGCGCAGACGACGCCCAGCGCAGCGGCACTCGAACGAGTTGCACGTCGCATTCACGGGAGGCGTGAAGTCTTCGTCGTTCTCGAAGGCACACGAGGTGCCGCGCTTCGGGTCAAGAGTGGCCTCGTGGCGGCCCTTGCACGTCAGAATCCCGCACGTGAGTCGGGCATCATCAATCCTGCGGCTACCGCGATTCCTCGGCCTCTCGTTGCAGAGGATGAAGAACAGTGA
- a CDS encoding sphingosine kinase, whose amino-acid sequence MAGIGVVLNPRSRQNRRDPAAATRLAKALGDHGVVRTAQTRDELARIAEDFRKLKIDVLGISGGDGTNNVTLTGFLEVYSDEPLPPIAFLRGGTMNTVANAIGVPKGRPDGLLASLIARYNERMTNPLRVVERNVMRVGDRYGFIIGTGVIHSYMSVYYQHPEPNPLHAAKTLFDACKCVMLHRPTPVVQRWEGRVELPNATSFPDRDYLCIAAGTVDQIGLGFRPFYRADHVPHHFHILGIHTTPIGFVKKLKDVWRARPMGADHTYECVADHAILHGRDGVVRYVLDGDIHEHRGPLELRAGPRVKLVVEHKLGFRPLGTRPLALSPASSWSQRSDPS is encoded by the coding sequence ATGGCTGGTATTGGCGTCGTCCTGAATCCGCGTTCACGCCAGAACCGTCGTGACCCCGCAGCCGCTACGAGACTAGCGAAAGCGCTTGGAGATCACGGCGTCGTGCGCACGGCGCAAACGCGCGACGAGCTTGCTCGAATTGCGGAGGACTTTCGAAAACTCAAGATCGACGTGCTTGGCATCTCGGGTGGAGACGGCACGAACAACGTCACGTTGACTGGGTTCCTCGAAGTTTATAGTGACGAACCTTTGCCACCGATCGCATTTTTGCGAGGCGGCACGATGAACACGGTGGCCAACGCGATTGGCGTACCGAAGGGCCGACCCGATGGCCTGCTTGCGTCGCTCATCGCTCGGTACAACGAGCGCATGACGAATCCGCTGCGGGTCGTCGAGCGCAACGTGATGCGTGTTGGGGACAGGTACGGGTTCATCATCGGCACGGGCGTGATTCACAGTTACATGTCCGTGTATTACCAACATCCCGAGCCGAATCCGCTTCATGCGGCGAAGACGCTCTTCGATGCATGCAAGTGCGTGATGCTGCATCGGCCGACGCCGGTGGTGCAGCGTTGGGAAGGTCGTGTCGAGCTCCCCAATGCGACGAGTTTTCCCGACCGCGATTACCTGTGCATCGCGGCGGGTACGGTCGATCAGATTGGGCTCGGATTTCGGCCGTTTTACCGCGCCGATCATGTTCCGCATCACTTTCACATCCTGGGCATCCACACGACGCCTATCGGGTTCGTCAAGAAGCTGAAGGATGTTTGGCGCGCCAGACCCATGGGTGCCGATCACACGTACGAGTGCGTCGCCGACCACGCGATCCTGCACGGGCGCGATGGCGTCGTGCGGTACGTGCTCGACGGCGACATTCACGAACACCGTGGACCACTCGAGCTGCGGGCGGGTCCTCGCGTGAAGCTCGTGGTCGAGCACAAGCTTGGCTTCCGGCCGCTTGGCACCCGCCCACTTGCGCTTTCGCCGGCATCATCCTGGTCGCAGCGGAGCGACCCTTCTTGA
- the hrpB gene encoding ATP-dependent helicase HrpB: MPLPIEPVLPEICATLAERRRLVLEAPPGAGKTTRVPRALFEHGFAHQGEILVLEPRRLAARMAARRVAEEMGQRVGDSVGYTMRYEDVSSPATRIRFVTEGVLTRRLVRDPLLQGVSVVVLDEFHERHLHADVALAMLERLTRTAKDLAIVVMSATLETRPVSVFLDSPVVQSMGRLFDVDIEHLDRSDDRPLESQIASALRRLVREGLEGDVLVFLPGSAEIRRAAEALRPIAESERLLVLPLHGMLTPAEQDRAVKPASDRKIILSTNVAESSITIDGVVAVIDSGLARVASHAPWSGLPTLEVAKISKASAIQRAGRAGRTRPGRCLRLYTRGDFQARPDHETPEILRMDLAETLLELYASNVRLDELRMLDAPPRAAIDAAETLLRRLDAIDETSTLTKVGRRMLRFPAHPRQARIIVEAESRGVAAEGCTVAALLGERDVSLASSSSRRHGQTGMHRSDLLSALDDVERAQGASPDRLRSYGLDPTRVASVERASKQLLRQVDRQAAPRPPNPDAFERALLVATLAGYPDRVGRLRRPDTSTGRSGREVVFAFGGSAVLADTSVIGAEEFVVAVDAEERSEGTRNRVLVRAASAVEADWLLDLFTDAITDAVRVRWNDEQGRVDVTRQLAYGSLVLEETRVTTFDDDLSRRVAEELAKAACARGIAAFVKGDALERWFARVRFVQKHCPELGLPIADDELLERAVRDASFGRRSFSELREADLDGAIRATLTPEQTRSLHEAAPDAIVLPGGRRLLLEYGPDGTVLASSRMQDFFGMAEGPVVAKGRVPVVLHLCAPNQRPVQVTTDLAGFWQRHYPALAKELRRKYPKHSFPDDPRTAQPPAPRGPRPR, from the coding sequence ATGCCGCTGCCGATCGAGCCCGTTTTGCCAGAAATCTGCGCAACTCTCGCAGAACGACGCCGCCTGGTACTCGAAGCTCCCCCAGGTGCAGGCAAGACAACCCGCGTTCCTCGAGCGCTCTTCGAACATGGCTTCGCCCACCAAGGAGAAATCCTGGTCCTCGAACCTCGAAGGCTCGCCGCTCGAATGGCCGCACGTCGCGTCGCGGAAGAGATGGGTCAGCGCGTGGGTGATTCGGTCGGCTACACGATGCGTTACGAGGACGTTTCGAGTCCCGCGACACGCATTCGATTCGTCACCGAAGGCGTCCTGACTCGCAGACTCGTGCGCGATCCGCTCCTCCAAGGCGTCTCCGTCGTGGTGCTCGACGAGTTCCACGAACGACACCTGCATGCAGACGTCGCGCTCGCGATGCTCGAACGCCTCACGCGAACGGCAAAAGACCTCGCCATTGTCGTCATGTCGGCGACGCTCGAAACCCGTCCCGTGTCCGTTTTTCTCGACTCACCCGTCGTGCAATCGATGGGGCGCCTTTTCGATGTGGACATCGAACACCTCGATCGCTCCGACGATCGGCCACTCGAATCGCAAATCGCATCGGCACTGCGGCGGCTCGTGCGTGAAGGCTTGGAGGGCGACGTGCTCGTGTTTCTCCCGGGCTCGGCGGAAATCCGCCGAGCAGCCGAAGCGCTGCGCCCCATCGCGGAATCCGAGCGCCTCCTCGTATTGCCGCTGCACGGAATGCTCACGCCGGCCGAGCAAGATCGCGCAGTGAAACCAGCATCCGACCGCAAGATCATCCTGTCGACGAACGTGGCGGAATCGAGCATCACGATCGACGGGGTCGTCGCGGTCATCGACAGCGGCTTGGCGCGCGTGGCGTCGCATGCTCCGTGGTCCGGTCTGCCGACGCTCGAGGTAGCGAAGATCTCGAAGGCTTCGGCGATTCAACGCGCTGGACGCGCTGGACGAACGAGGCCCGGGCGTTGCTTGCGCCTCTACACTCGAGGCGACTTTCAGGCGCGGCCCGATCACGAGACGCCCGAGATCCTACGCATGGATCTGGCCGAAACGTTGCTCGAGCTTTACGCGTCGAATGTTCGTTTGGACGAACTACGCATGCTCGACGCTCCACCTCGCGCCGCCATCGACGCCGCGGAAACACTGCTCCGGCGGCTCGACGCCATCGACGAAACGAGCACGTTGACGAAGGTCGGGCGGCGGATGCTGCGGTTCCCTGCGCATCCACGGCAAGCACGGATCATCGTCGAAGCGGAGTCACGCGGCGTTGCAGCAGAAGGGTGCACAGTGGCAGCGCTGCTCGGTGAACGAGACGTGAGCCTGGCAAGCTCGTCGTCGCGTCGTCACGGGCAAACGGGCATGCATCGATCGGATCTGCTCAGCGCGCTCGATGACGTGGAGCGCGCGCAAGGAGCATCGCCGGATCGTTTACGTTCGTATGGATTGGATCCCACGCGGGTCGCATCGGTCGAACGCGCATCGAAGCAGCTTCTGCGTCAGGTCGATCGACAAGCAGCGCCTCGCCCGCCGAACCCCGATGCTTTCGAACGCGCGCTGCTCGTCGCAACACTCGCGGGCTATCCGGATCGCGTGGGGCGCTTGCGTCGTCCCGACACGTCGACGGGTCGAAGCGGTCGCGAAGTGGTGTTTGCCTTTGGTGGATCTGCGGTGCTTGCAGACACGAGCGTGATTGGCGCGGAAGAGTTTGTCGTGGCAGTCGACGCGGAAGAACGGTCGGAAGGAACGAGAAACCGCGTGCTCGTGCGGGCTGCGAGTGCCGTCGAAGCGGACTGGCTGCTCGATTTGTTCACCGACGCGATCACCGATGCCGTGCGCGTTCGATGGAACGACGAGCAAGGTCGCGTCGATGTAACGCGGCAACTGGCTTACGGGAGCTTGGTGCTCGAAGAAACGCGCGTCACGACGTTCGACGACGATTTGTCACGACGCGTGGCCGAAGAGTTGGCAAAGGCGGCGTGCGCCCGGGGCATTGCAGCGTTCGTCAAGGGCGACGCGCTCGAGCGATGGTTTGCCCGCGTAAGGTTTGTCCAGAAGCACTGTCCCGAACTGGGTTTGCCGATCGCCGACGACGAGCTGCTCGAACGCGCAGTGCGCGACGCCTCCTTCGGTCGGCGCAGTTTTTCCGAGCTGCGCGAAGCCGATCTGGACGGGGCAATTCGAGCCACGCTCACGCCCGAACAAACGCGCAGCCTTCACGAGGCGGCGCCCGACGCGATCGTCCTACCTGGAGGAAGAAGGCTCTTGCTCGAATACGGTCCGGACGGGACGGTTTTGGCGTCGTCGCGCATGCAGGACTTTTTTGGGATGGCAGAGGGGCCCGTGGTCGCGAAAGGCCGCGTGCCCGTCGTGCTGCATCTGTGTGCGCCGAACCAGCGGCCCGTGCAGGTGACGACGGATCTCGCGGGGTTTTGGCAGCGACACTATCCAGCGTTGGCGAAGGAGCTTCGGCGGAAGTATCCGAAGCACAGTTTTCCGGACGATCCGCGAACGGCGCAGCCGCCGGCGCCTCGAGGTCCACGTCCGCGCTGA
- the queG gene encoding tRNA epoxyqueuosine(34) reductase QueG: protein MIEREVVRLADIEADRRIRQRAFELGFDVVGVARADEPLGIEHERYRAFIDAGMHGSMQYLADHVEARRRLDTPFILEGARSVVCLGKVYARSAEAEKNDPPLARLIARYARGQDYHGFVRKKVRKLAAFIRGLGPDVEARPLCDVEPIMERAFAMRAGIGFVGKNGIVIAPGKGSFMLLGEVVTTLELVPDVPMTERCGSCTRCLDACPTQAFAAPFVLDPRKCISYFTIEHSGAPPEDLRDAVGDHFFGCDVCQEVCPYNRTAPPSADRTEGFRPLERWTGTRLSEFASMDEETFSRQTQGTPLSRAGRGGLARNAALVAAKHLERHPGDPDAMELWRTIEAAAAHDDPAAREVGHAALERILETRSAVHQDKLDEHADDSGARAVENVVQATNVSIQGAKFPVNQASTHETDQPVRLRVKRAPA from the coding sequence CTGATCGAGCGGGAGGTAGTCCGTTTGGCCGACATCGAAGCGGATCGACGTATCCGGCAAAGGGCGTTCGAGCTTGGGTTCGACGTCGTCGGCGTAGCTCGTGCGGACGAACCTTTGGGCATCGAACATGAACGTTACCGAGCGTTCATCGATGCGGGCATGCACGGCTCGATGCAGTACTTGGCCGATCACGTCGAGGCTCGGCGAAGGCTCGATACGCCGTTCATTCTCGAAGGAGCGCGTAGTGTCGTTTGTCTGGGCAAAGTTTATGCACGCTCGGCCGAGGCCGAGAAAAACGATCCGCCTCTTGCGCGCTTGATCGCGCGTTACGCGCGCGGGCAGGACTATCACGGGTTCGTTCGCAAGAAAGTGCGCAAGCTGGCGGCGTTCATCCGGGGACTTGGTCCGGATGTCGAGGCTAGGCCCCTCTGTGATGTCGAACCGATCATGGAGCGAGCGTTTGCCATGCGCGCCGGGATCGGGTTTGTCGGAAAAAATGGCATCGTCATCGCGCCTGGCAAGGGCAGCTTCATGCTGCTTGGTGAAGTCGTCACGACGCTGGAGCTCGTGCCCGACGTGCCCATGACCGAGCGTTGTGGATCGTGCACGCGGTGCCTCGACGCGTGTCCCACGCAGGCATTTGCCGCGCCGTTCGTGCTCGATCCGCGAAAGTGCATTTCGTACTTCACCATCGAACATTCGGGGGCTCCACCCGAGGACCTGCGCGATGCCGTGGGCGACCACTTTTTTGGATGCGACGTGTGCCAGGAGGTTTGTCCTTACAATCGAACGGCGCCACCCTCGGCGGATCGCACCGAAGGTTTTCGTCCCCTCGAAAGGTGGACGGGCACGCGTTTGTCCGAGTTTGCTTCGATGGACGAGGAAACTTTTTCTCGACAAACGCAGGGAACGCCTCTTTCGCGCGCGGGCAGGGGAGGGCTTGCGCGCAACGCGGCCCTGGTGGCAGCGAAGCATCTCGAGCGACATCCGGGTGATCCCGACGCGATGGAGCTTTGGCGCACGATCGAGGCTGCTGCAGCGCACGACGATCCCGCAGCGCGCGAGGTGGGGCACGCTGCCCTCGAACGCATCCTGGAGACTCGTTCAGCAGTTCATCAAGACAAACTCGACGAACACGCCGACGATTCGGGCGCTCGTGCGGTTGAGAATGTGGTCCAAGCTACAAATGTGTCGATTCAGGGTGCGAAATTCCCGGTAAATCAAGCATCTACGCACGAAACCGACCAGCCGGTTCGACTTCGTGTAAAGAGAGCGCCGGCATGA
- the rpsP gene encoding 30S ribosomal protein S16, with protein sequence MAVHIRLARAGTKKTPFYRIVVADQRAARGGRFIERLGTYDPRRNEIRLDSARVKHWRDQGALPSHTVDMLLKRPDVVAATVAK encoded by the coding sequence ATGGCCGTTCATATCCGCCTCGCACGGGCGGGCACGAAGAAGACCCCGTTTTACCGAATCGTCGTTGCCGATCAGCGCGCTGCTCGCGGGGGTCGGTTCATCGAACGTTTGGGCACGTATGATCCGCGGCGCAACGAAATCCGTCTCGATAGCGCACGCGTGAAACACTGGCGCGACCAGGGCGCATTGCCCTCGCACACCGTCGACATGCTCCTGAAGCGTCCCGACGTCGTCGCTGCGACGGTGGCAAAGTAG